One stretch of Planctomycetota bacterium DNA includes these proteins:
- a CDS encoding glutaredoxin family protein: MEIKHIDGKNKGKVMLYTLSTCIWCRKVKDLLGQLGVEYSYVDVDLLGESEKSKTVDTIKKWNPSCSFPTMVINEKKCIVGFAEDEIKTELGK; this comes from the coding sequence ATGGAAATAAAACATATTGATGGGAAAAATAAAGGCAAAGTAATGTTGTATACCTTAAGCACCTGTATCTGGTGCCGGAAGGTCAAGGATTTGCTCGGCCAGCTCGGCGTAGAGTATTCCTATGTGGATGTTGACCTGCTGGGAGAGTCTGAGAAATCCAAGACGGTCGATACCATAAAAAAATGGAATCCATCCTGCTCTTTTCCAACCATGGTCATCAATGAAAAGAAATGCATCGTGGGGTTTGCCGAGGATGAAATAAAAACTGAATTAGGAAAATGA
- the dusB gene encoding tRNA dihydrouridine synthase DusB: MFKLGKVTLSPPILLAPMAGVSDLPFRLITRSFGCEFAFAEMVSARALAYKSKKTLKLIASVPEDKPLGVQLLGADPVFIRQAIEIINQSDFAALDFNAACPVRKAVNRGEGAALLKDPKKLHALLQIIVKESRLAASVKIRSGWDENSVNAVDIARLAEDAGVKTIFIHGRTRAQSYRGKVDYNIIRKVKESVQIPVVGSGDAFSPELVKKMFDETGCDAVAIARGALGNPWIFPQVAQFFKDGATAPQHSLDDLIKTMHKHFELLCDFHGERIGVVVFRKFFYWYTKRIPGIRPLREKTFRAKTKEEVTNIMDELTRMDLIAPG, encoded by the coding sequence ATGTTCAAACTCGGAAAAGTAACCCTTTCTCCGCCGATTCTCCTGGCGCCGATGGCCGGGGTAAGCGACCTGCCCTTCCGGCTGATTACCCGCTCGTTCGGCTGCGAGTTCGCTTTTGCCGAGATGGTCAGCGCCCGGGCCCTGGCCTACAAAAGCAAAAAGACCCTCAAGCTGATTGCCTCAGTCCCGGAGGATAAGCCGCTCGGCGTGCAGCTGCTCGGGGCTGACCCGGTCTTTATCCGGCAGGCAATAGAAATAATAAACCAATCTGATTTTGCGGCATTGGATTTTAATGCGGCCTGTCCGGTCAGAAAAGCCGTCAACCGGGGCGAAGGCGCGGCGCTGCTCAAGGACCCCAAAAAACTCCATGCGCTGCTCCAGATTATTGTCAAGGAATCAAGATTGGCGGCCTCGGTCAAGATACGCTCGGGCTGGGATGAGAATTCAGTCAATGCCGTGGATATCGCCCGGCTGGCTGAAGACGCCGGCGTAAAAACCATTTTTATCCACGGCCGGACCAGGGCTCAAAGCTATCGGGGCAAGGTGGATTACAATATCATCCGTAAGGTTAAAGAGTCGGTGCAGATACCGGTAGTAGGCAGCGGAGATGCATTTTCGCCGGAACTGGTCAAAAAGATGTTCGACGAAACCGGCTGTGACGCGGTGGCCATTGCCCGGGGCGCCTTGGGTAACCCCTGGATATTTCCGCAGGTCGCTCAGTTTTTCAAGGATGGCGCAACTGCGCCGCAGCATTCACTTGATGACTTGATTAAAACAATGCATAAACATTTCGAACTATTATGCGACTTCCACGGCGAGCGGATTGGCGTGGTTGTTTTCCGCAAGTTCTTTTACTGGTACACCAAAAGAATCCCCGGCATCAGGCCGTTAAGAGAAAAGACATTCCGGGCCAAGACCAAGGAAGAGGTAACAAATATTATGGATGAATTAACCCGGATGGATTTAATCGCGCCTGGTTGA